The DNA region GATCGCTCGAAATGATGTCAAGTCATTGATCAAGCGCCTCTCTGTATCCGCTACATATACTCTGACTGCTGACAACAATGGAGGAGACTGCGCGAAAATAGGCATCTGGGAAGACGGTACTTCCACTTGCAAGCTTACGGATTCACTGGCTTTAGGTGACTCGATCTATATTAAAGACAGTTTTGTAAAGCTAGACGGAAATAACCAAACAATGGAAGGCGATGGCAATTCGATAGCCATCCATATCTTAGGAAGTCGAGGTGTCGAAGTATACGATCTCAAGATACGAGGTTATAAACAAGGTATTTTTATGCAAAATGCAACCTTAGCGAAAATTCGCAACATAGACATAACTCAAAGTGAAATAAATGCTATGGTCATGTTGGGCGGAAGTAACTACAACCTGATCGAAGACAATCGAGTGAGCCACAGCGGTCTTCATGGCATTAATGTAGGTACAAGCCACGGTAATCGGTTCATTGGGAACTATGCCACCGACACGAGGGACGGCATACGATTGCAAAATTCCCACGGCAACATTTTTATTGCTAACTTTTTTGAGAAAAATCGTATTGAAGGTCTGGATTTTCACAGTTCCACAGAAAATCTTGTCTTCTATAATCGATATGTTGATGAGGAAATAGCGGTTATCAGTGACCTCATTGCCGATGTTAATCGATATCAGCTTGATTTCGGCGGCAACGAGTATTCCGCTTATGATGAACCCGAGGAAGGCTGTGAGGACAAAAATAGTGACGGATTTTGTGACGCGCCCTATAAATTTGATGGGGTTATCGATACCAAGCCATTGGTAAAAGGTTCGCTATAGGGGCATACAAAAACCACTTAATTTGGAACCCTAATTTTCGAAAGCGATTGAGTTCATTGAGTGGCGGGAAGTATTTGAATCAAACTACGGGAATCCGTCCACAATATTATTCCATTTTCATCAATCAGAAGATCACGAATACGCTCACCAATTGGAATTGGCTCCAGGTAACGAATCGACTCCTGTTCAATTCTTGTCCGATACAGAGATTGAGAAAGCAGGGAGCTAATGATCAGATCATCTCTCCAAAAGGGAAATGGCGTTTCTCCGCCTATGCCGGCGAGATTGGAAACACCAATAGCAGGTACCCATGAAAAGACCGGAAGTGTGTATTTGCTCTGATCTTTAGGTGCTTCTAGTGGCCAGGTCAGACTTCCATAGTCAGTACCATAGGTAATTCTCGGCCAGCCGTATAAATGACCGGCCTCAAGCAGATTCAACTCGTCTCCCCCTCGTGGTCCATGCTCAGTCGACCAAATACTACCCTTGTGATCCACATATAGCCCTTGCTGGTTGCGATGCCCGGTTGTAAATACTTCTGCCTCCCCGCTGTTAAGACCGATACGCAGTGTTTTTCCGTATGAAGCACCCGGGTCATCTACAAAATTCTCATCGTAGTCGTGACCGTTCACACCATGATCGCCAACTGTAAGCAGCACATTTTCGGAATTCAAAAGGGCCAGTCTTCCGCCGCCTTCCATGCCTCTAAAGGCCCATGCTTCTGGTTGTAAGAGTAGACACGGGGTTGTTTCGAACAGATCTTCCCAAACAGCGTTACCAGACTCAATCTCCCTGATATCTGAAAACTTCAGAAAAGAAACGCGCATAGTTGCGCATTGTTCACTCTCATTCCAATAGTGATGCGAGACCAACATTTGACTCGATGTATCGCTATTCAAGATCAATACATCGAGTGTTCGAAAATATTGCAGGAAAGCCGAAGTTCCCGCGTCAGCATAAAACTTTTTGTGATTTACAGGGACACGAATATTCCAGCGGACAGTTTCGATCGCTTTGTCTGAACCCAGGTTTCTGACCGAATAGATATCACCATTTGACATTACCAGGAGGTATACATCTTTATGACGCCCAATAGCTGCCATCGCACTATGTGTCGTCGATCGCGGTACCAGGTTTTGGTATTTCCTGATATCGAGATCATACAAATGAGACTTGTATTCGTTCAATACAAAGTCTGAACTTTTGAGTGTTGATGATGGGGGTGTGCTTCTTACTTGCGGATAGAGTACAACGGCAATTGATGCAACAAACAAGAATATCAAGGAGATGCCTCGAAAACTGGGCAACATATAGTAAATAAGGCTGAGTAAGCCTAGTAAGCAAAAAACTACGGTAATATCGAGACGGGAGTATTGAAATGAAAACACAATAATTGCAAGCAACACAATCGAGGCCATGCCGGCAAATACTGCCGGGCCGAACAGCAAGCCCTTAAGTCGTGTTATTTTCGCAAGAAAAACGACAACTGACGCCGCGAGATAGCACCCAAGCAACAAAAATGCAGGGAATAAAATGTCGTCAGAAACCGATAAATGCCCGTTGTGCAGGTAGCGCAACACAAGCAATGCAGTTCCAGCGGCCATAATGGGCCAAATTATGGCGATTAAGGTCGGATGCTTATCTGTGAATATTTTTTTCATTAGTGTTGGATCTCCAATGTTTGGCAATGACGTTGTTACTCGCGTTAGTCGGGCTGCACTAAGGTCCTGCGATTTATCTGCTTGATTGACCTTCGGAGGACAGGTAATTCCGCTTTATTATGCAGCAAGTTTCAGCCTCTGTTTTGAGGTAATTCCTCCCAGCCGTATACTCGGTATTTGGTTGGTGTATGTCTAGAGTCAACGTACAGCGAAGTTTTGAACAGATGAGATTGAATCGAAAATGTATTGGTTCAGTTATTTGTATATTTTATAGTTCAATTATATCATGCAGCGCTGGCATTTTGTTGTTGTGGCTTTCTGGGTTGATTATCTGTCCTAGTGACGACCTGTTTGTCAGGCAAGGTTTTGAGTCGCTAGTTAATAAAATTACACACATTGCCAAAACGAGTTAATTGCGGTGGACCTCTTCATGTGATGATAGGTTACAAGCTTCGAATAACGCGTTCGCGGCAGATAAAGAAAATTCGGCCTCGATCCTCACAGCCCCTACCGGCTACAACCATCGATTATACAAGGTTCCCGGAACAGGTCGGACGCCGGGGTATTAGCCTCGACCTGTTTCAAGATAGTGATTGCCTGGTTATCGGAAGTTCGTGATTTTCTCTTTGAGGCCCCCCAATTAAGCAAAAAACTGCTTATGAACGCCTCTATTTTTTGGAGGATTACCGTAGTTTTTTGATTGATAGGCAGGTACTTAGTTCTTTTTCGGTCATTGAACGTAATTTTAGTTAATCCTGTGAATGGTATTGCTATAAGTATTGAGTGTCGATCACATATAGAAACTATGAAATTAATAAAAAATGCAATCGTAGGACTTTGTTTCGTTTCGGTAGCGTCTGTAGCTCAGGACACAGGCCTGGGGACCATCGTGATCACTCCGACCAGAGTAGAAAAAAACTCGAATGAAATACCGGCGGCAATCAATGTTATTGGCCAGGATGAAATTCAACTCGGTTCAGAGCAACTTGGGCTGGATGAATCATTGGGACGGGTTCCCGGTTTGTTCGCGCTCAATCGATATAACTTTGCTCAGGATTCACGCCTATCTATCCGGGGATTCGGCGCACGATCAAGTTTTGGGATTCGCGGAATCAAGGTTATCGTTGATGGAATCCCCGAAACCTTGCCGGACGGGCAGGGATCAGTGGATGGGATTGACATTGGTTCGGCCAGTCAGATAACCGTGATTCGTAGCCCGTCATCTTCGCTATATGGGAATGCTTCAGGTGGAGCGATTTTAATCGAATCCGAGCGAGGGACGGTGATACCTTTTGCAGAAGCCCGCACCACATTTGGCGATTTCGATTTTAAAAAGCAACAGGTGAAAACAGGCGGCGACACCGGTAAGCTTAATTACCTGCTGAATCTCTCGGCCACTACGACCGATGGCTATCGAGATCATGGTAAGTTCGAAAACAACCAGATTAACACACGTCTTGAAGCTACGCTCTCCGCTACTTCCAGCTTACTAACCACGATACATCATACCGATCAACCTGCTGCCGATGATCCGGGTGGTCTTACTGCCGTAGAAGCCGCGAGCGATCCTACACAAGCTAGGGCACAAAACCTTCTCTTTGACGCAGGCGAGGAATTAAAACAAACCCGAATCGGGC from Gammaproteobacteria bacterium includes:
- a CDS encoding right-handed parallel beta-helix repeat-containing protein codes for the protein MYKFLKNVVIASLPLVLLATAYASYLATGGQIARNDVKSLIKRLSVSATYTLTADNNGGDCAKIGIWEDGTSTCKLTDSLALGDSIYIKDSFVKLDGNNQTMEGDGNSIAIHILGSRGVEVYDLKIRGYKQGIFMQNATLAKIRNIDITQSEINAMVMLGGSNYNLIEDNRVSHSGLHGINVGTSHGNRFIGNYATDTRDGIRLQNSHGNIFIANFFEKNRIEGLDFHSSTENLVFYNRYVDEEIAVISDLIADVNRYQLDFGGNEYSAYDEPEEGCEDKNSDGFCDAPYKFDGVIDTKPLVKGSL
- a CDS encoding PQQ-dependent sugar dehydrogenase, producing the protein MKKIFTDKHPTLIAIIWPIMAAGTALLVLRYLHNGHLSVSDDILFPAFLLLGCYLAASVVVFLAKITRLKGLLFGPAVFAGMASIVLLAIIVFSFQYSRLDITVVFCLLGLLSLIYYMLPSFRGISLIFLFVASIAVVLYPQVRSTPPSSTLKSSDFVLNEYKSHLYDLDIRKYQNLVPRSTTHSAMAAIGRHKDVYLLVMSNGDIYSVRNLGSDKAIETVRWNIRVPVNHKKFYADAGTSAFLQYFRTLDVLILNSDTSSQMLVSHHYWNESEQCATMRVSFLKFSDIREIESGNAVWEDLFETTPCLLLQPEAWAFRGMEGGGRLALLNSENVLLTVGDHGVNGHDYDENFVDDPGASYGKTLRIGLNSGEAEVFTTGHRNQQGLYVDHKGSIWSTEHGPRGGDELNLLEAGHLYGWPRITYGTDYGSLTWPLEAPKDQSKYTLPVFSWVPAIGVSNLAGIGGETPFPFWRDDLIISSLLSQSLYRTRIEQESIRYLEPIPIGERIRDLLIDENGIILWTDSRSLIQILPATQ